A genomic segment from Glycine soja cultivar W05 chromosome 18, ASM419377v2, whole genome shotgun sequence encodes:
- the LOC114396075 gene encoding G-type lectin S-receptor-like serine/threonine-protein kinase At1g67520: MAFGNRILYFITFTCLLHSTKPSNFNGDTLFQGHDQLTTTNSLICSSGLFTLSFFQLDESEYFYLGIRLSVVNSSYNWVANRDEPIRDPSVALTIDQYGNLKIISNGGNSTIMLYSSSKPESNSNSTIITSAILQDNGNFVLQEINQDGSVKNILWQSFDYPTNMLLPGMKLGFDRKTGQNWSITSWRSGKSPLSGSFSLGLDHKTKEMVMWWREKIVWSSGQWSNGNFANLKSSLYEKDFVFEYYSDEDETYVKYVPVYGYIIMGSLGIIYGSSGASYSCSDNKYFLSGCSMPSAHKCTDVDSLYLGSSESRYGVMAGKGFIFDAKEKLSHFDCWMKCLNNCSCEAYSYVNADATGCEIWSKGTANFSDTNNLITGSRQIYFIRSGKGKTTSIWIISGIVGGALLLIISCFTCIKLWIKLKERAEKRKKQKELLTDIGRSTAISIAYGERKEQRKDGNTSDETYIFDFQTILEATANFSSTNKIGEGGFGPVYKGKLSNGQEIAIKRLSKSSGQGLIEFKNEAMLIVKLQHTSLVRLLGFCIDREERILVYEYMPNKSLNLYLFDSNKRNMLEWKIRCQIIEGVAQGLVYLHQYSRLKVIHRDLKASNILLDNELNPKISDFGTARIFELAESEEQTNRIVGTYGYMSPEYAMRGVISTKIDVYSFGVLLLEIVSGKKNSDDYPLNLVVYAWKLWNEGEALNLTDTLLDGSCPPIQVLRYIHIGLLCTQDQAKERPTMVQVVSFLSNEIAELPLPKQPGFCSSESMEEIEQPKSCSNEITMSLTSDLQCVSQITTTSQNVPTNNNGFQPKYTMLHRFHLYPAHNKTFKLERRHVTPGSSAHNNPPFDFIFKLVCVEFLSVQWLSRFLPWN; encoded by the exons ATGGCTTTCGGCAACAGAATACTATACTTCATTACTTTCACTTGTCTCCTGCACTCAACAAAGCCTTCAAACTTTAACGGTGACACGCTATTCCAAGGTCATGATCAGCTCACAACAACCAACTCTTTGATCTGCTCTTCAGGTTTGTTCACACTGAGTTTCTTTCAGCTCGATGAGTCTGAATATTTCTACCTTGGAATTAGACTCTCAGTTGTTAATTCTAGTTATAACTGGGTTGCCAATAGAGACGAGCCAATCCGTGACCCTTCAGTGGCTCTCACAATTGATCAATATGGTAActtgaaaattatttccaacGGTGGAAATTCCACTATCATGCTCTATTCTTCTTCTAAACCTGAAAGTAATAGCAACAGTACTATCATCACCAGTGCCATCTTGCAAGATAATGGCAACTTTGTGCTTCAGGAAATAAACCAAGATGGATCTGTGAAGAACATATTGTGGCAAAGCTTTGATTATCCCACAAACATGCTTTTACCAGGGATGAAGCTAGGGTTTGACAGAAAAACAGGCCAAAATTGGTCTATAACATCATGGAGAAGTGGTAAGTCTCCTTTGTCAGGGTCCTTCAGCCTTGGCCTTGACCACAAAACGAAGGAAATGGTGATGTGGTGGAGAGAGAAGATTGTTTGGAGTAGTGGCCAATGGAGCAATGGAAATTTTGCCAATTTAAAGTCCTCACTTTACGAGAAGGACTTCGTTTTTGAGTACTACTCAGATGAAGATGAAACGTACGTGAAGTATGTGCCTGTTTATGGTTATATCATAATGGGATCTTTGGGTATAATATATGGTAGCAGTGGTGCCAGTTATTCATGCAGTGATAACAAGTACTTTCTGTCTGGTTGTTCAATGCCAAGTGCACACAAATGCACGGACGTTGATAGTTTGTACTTAGGCAGTAGCGAGAGTAGATATGGGGTAATGGCAGGGAAAGGGTTCATATTTGATGCAAAGGAGAAACTAAGCCATTTTGATTGCTGGATGAAGTGCTTGAATAATTGCTCTTGCGAGGCTTACTCTTATGTTAATGCGGATGCAACTGGTTGTGAGATATGGAGCAAGGGCACAGCAAACTTTTCTGACACTAACAATTTGATCACTGGTAGCCGCCAAATTTACTTCATTCGGAGTGGAAAAG GCAAGACTACTAGCATATGGATCATAAGCGGAATAGTAGGAGGAGCTCTTCTCCTGATCATTTCATGCTTTACGTGCATTAAGTTATGGATAAAACTCAAAGAAAGAG CTGAAAAGCGTAAGAAGCAAAAAGAACTACTAACTGATATTGGAAGAAGCACTGCCATTTCCATTGCATACGgtgaaagaaaagaacagaGGAAAGATGGAAACACAAGTGATGAAACATATATATTTGACTTTCAAACTATTCTTGAGGCAACTGCTAATTTTTCTTCCACCAATAAAATAGGGGAGGGAGGCTTTGGACCTGTCTACAAG GGGAAGCTGTCAAATGGGCAAGAAATTGCTATAAAGAGACTATCCAAAAGTTCAGGACAGGGGCTGATAGAGTTCAAAAATGAAGCAATGCTAATCGTCAAACTTCAGCACACTAGTCTAGTGAGGCTTCTTGGTTTTTGTATAGACAGAGAAGAAAGAATATTAGTCTACGAGTATATGCCCAACAAAAGCTTGAATTTATATCTCTTTG ATTCCAACAAGAGAAACATGTTAGAATGGAAGATACGATGTCAAATTATTGAAGGAGTTGCTCAAGGACTCGTATATTTACATCAATATTCAAGATTAAAAGTGATACACAGAGACTTGAAAGCTAGCAACATTTTATTGGACAATGAGTTGAATCCAAAAATATCAGATTTTGGAACAGCTAGAATATTTGAACTAGCAGAATCAGAAGAACAAACAAACAGAATTGTCGGGACATA TGGCTATATGTCTCCAGAATATGCAATGAGGGGTGTTATCTCGACTAAAATAGATGTGTATAGTTTTGGAGTCTTGCTACTAGAGATAGTAAGTGGAAAGAAAAATAGTGATGATTACCCACTCAATCTTGTTGTTTAT GCATGGAAATTATGGAACGAAGGTGAAGCTCTAAATCTAACGGACACATTGTTGGATGGGTCATGCCCTCCCATCCAAGTGTTACGCTACATTCATATTGGTCTTTTATGCACTCAAGATCAAGCAAAAGAGAGGCCAACTATGGTCCAAGTTGTTTCTTTTCTATCAAATGAAATTGCTGAATTGCCTCTACCTAAGCAACCAGGATTTTGTAGCAGTGAATCCATGGAAGAGATAGAGCAGCCTAAAAGTTGTTCAAATGAGATAACAATGTCATTGACATCAG ACTTGCAGTGTGTTTCACAAATCACAACCACTTCACAGAACGTGCCAACCAACAATAATGGCTTTCAGCCAAAGTATACTATGCTTCATCGTTTTCACTTGTATCCTGCACATAACAAAACCTTCAAACTTGAACGAAGACACGTTACTCCAGGGTCTTCAGCTCACAACAACCCACCGTTTGATTTCATCTTCAAATTGGTATGCGTAGAGTTTCTTTCAGTTCAATGGCTCTCAAGATTTCTACCTTGGAATTAG